The Endozoicomonas sp. 4G DNA segment TTGAGGATATTCGCCTTGGCAAACCAGTCATCCTGATGGATGACGAGGACCGTGAAAACGAAGGTGACCTGATAATCGCTGCTGAGAAGGTCACTCCTGAGATCGTGAATTTCATGACCCGGGAAGCCAGAGGTCTGGTCTGCCTGACCCTGACCGGAGAGCGTTGTGATTTTCTGGAACTGCCACCCATGGTGAGTACGGCAGACAATGCATCGGGCTTTGGTACCCCTTTTACCGTTTCTATTGAAGCGGCAGAAGGCGTGACAACCGGTATCTCTGCCCATGACCGGGCAAGAACCATTCGGGTTGCCGCGGACCCTCTGTCCCGCCCCGGTGATATTGTTCAGCCAGGTCATGTGTTTCCACTGAGAGCTCAGCCTGGCGGTGTGCTCAGCCGTGCGGGTCATACCGAGGCGGGTTGTGACCTGGCTCGTCTGGCTGGATTGATGCCAGCCGCAGCGATCATCGAGATCATGAATGAAGACGGCACCATGGCTCGTCGTCCCGATCTGGAAGTGTTTGCCAAAAAGCATGATCTGAAAATCGGTACTATCGCGGATCTGATCAACTATCGAATCCTGAATGAGAAAACCGTCGAAAAGCTGGAAAAGCGCACACTGGATACTGATTTTGGCCAGTTTGATATGACTGCCTACAAGGATTCCATCAGTGGTGCCACGCACATTGCCCTGACCAAGGGCTATATTACACCGAACTCGCCAGCGCTGGTGCGAGTCCATGCGATGGAACCTTTCCGTGATTTGCTGTCGGCACATCCTGAAAACGGAAAATCCAGCTGGCCGCTGCATCAGGCGATGGCGCGTGTGGCCAGTGAAGGCCGTGGTGTGATTGTGTTGCTGGACTCTGAATCCAGGCTGGACCTGGGCGGTGCCCTGGAAAAGTTCTCCAATGGTAAGAGTGGCAGCAACGGTATGTCCGGCGCTTATCTGACAATAGGCACCGGCTCACAGATTCTGCGTGACCTGGGGGTAGGCAAAATGCGTTTGCTCAGCTCGCCGGTTCGCTTCGCGGCCCTGTCCGGATTTGATCTGGAAATTGTTGAATACATCCCGTGTGAAGACTGAACGTCAGAGCACGTGCATCAGACACAAAGATTTATTGAGGAAAACGCTATGTCTTTGCAAACCATCGAAGGCACTATGCAGGCTAATGGTGGCAAGTACGCGATCGTGGTTGCCCGCTGGAATGCCTTTGTTGTAGAAAGTCTGCTCAGCGGTGCTGTGGACAGTCTGACTCGTCACGGTATTGCAGAAAAAGATATCACTGTCGTACGCTGCCCCGGCGCGTTCGAAATTCCACTGACTGTTAAGAAAGTCGCCAAAACCCAACGCTTCGACGCTATTATTGCCCTGGGTGCGGTCATTCGTGGCGGTACACCCCACTTTGAGTTCGTTGCCAACGAATGTGTGAAAGGCTTGTCCCAGGTGAATCTGGATCAAGAAATTCCGGTGAGTTTCGGTGTTCTGACCGTAGATACCATTGAGCAGGCGATCGAGCGTTCCGGTACCAAGGCCGGTAACAAGGGGGCAGAGGCTGCCATGGCGGCTTTCGAAATGGTGTCCCTGCTCAAGAAACTGGAGGCCTGAGTTGTCCACTGAGAAGCAGGAAGCCGGGCAGAAATCTGCCCCGCGTCCAAAACCATCTGCCCGCCGTCGTGCACGTCAACTGGCGCTGCAGGCGTTATACCAGTGGCAGATGTCCCAGTCATCCATCACCCAGATTGAAATGCAGTTCCGTGCGGACAATGATTTCAACAAGGTGGACGATGGCTATTTCCACATGCTGCTGACCGGAATTGCCCGTGAAGCCAGTCGACTGGACGACGCCATGTCGCCACTGCTGGATCGACCTATATCACAGCTGGACCCGGTTGAAATGTCGGCCCTGCGTATTGGCTGCTATGAGTTGATGAACCGCTCCGATGTCCCATACCGTGTGGTCATCAACGAAGCCATTGAGCTGGTTAAGCGGTTCGGTGCCCAGGACTCTCACCGTTATATAAACGGCATTCTGGACAAGCTGGCACCCCGTGTTCGTCCTGATGAAGTGCGCAACTTCCGTCGTAAGTAATGGTTTTTTGATCAGGAGATAACGCGGTTGTCCCCTGATCTGCTAATCTGCCTTGAGCACGTTGCACTCCTACTTTAGCTTGGCTGGAATCTCCCATGGCGCTTGGCGAATTTGATCTGATTCGCAGTTTTTTCGATCGTCCGGGTCTGCGATCACATTTGACCGATGTTGTTGGCATAGGCGACGATTGTGCGCTTCTGTCTCTTCAAGCGGGTCAACAGCTGGCTCAGTCTCTGGATACGCTGGTTGAGGGCGTTCACTTCCCGAAAAGCTGTGATCCCTATCTGCTGGGTTATCGGGCACTGGCCGTTAATCTCAGTGACCTCGCGGCTATGGGAGCCAAACCCCACAGTTTTACACTGGGTTTGACGATGCCTGAAGCCAATAATACCTGGCTTCAGTCGTTTTCTGACGGTCTGGCAGAACTCGCATCAATGCATCAGATAGGGTTGATTGGCGGTGACACTACCCTTGGGCCTTTGACCCTCTCGATACAGGTACAGGGAACATTGCCCAAGGCCAGTGCGCTGCGGCGAAAGGGGGCAAAAGTCGGGGATTTGATTTATGTCAGCGGTTCTCTTGGCGACGCTGCCGGTGCCTTGCCTGACGTGTTGAAAGGTAAGACCCCAAAGAGTGCCGACACCCCTGAACAGCGTCATCTGCTGGAACGTTACTATCGACCGACGCCTAGAATCCCATTGGGTCAGTGGTTACTGGCAAATGGTGCTACTGCGGCCCTGGATATTTCCGATGGTCTACTGGGTGATTTGGGGCACATTCTCAAAGCCAGTCAGGTCGGTGCTGAACTTAATACGGCATCAGTGCCGGTTTCCAAAGAACTGGAAAACTGGCTGGGCCCGGAGCAAGCCAGAGAGCTGGCACTGACCGGAGGTGATGATTATGAGTTGTGCTTTACCTGGCCGGCTAAAACACCGTTACAGCTTCCTGACCGTTTGCTGGCTGACAGTCCTGTAACCTGCGTTGGTCGTATAACTTCTGCTACCGGGCTGGTGGATGCAGAGACGGCTCAGCCTCTTTCTCCCAAGGCCTATCAGCACTTTTAGTGACTTTTTTTACAGGTATTTATGAGTAAAACACCTTCAGTCTGGAAAAATCCGGTTCACTTTTTTGCCTTTGGTCTGGGCAGTGGCCTGTCGCCTGTCGCACCGGGAACGGTCGGCACCCTGGCGGCCATTCCTTTCTACCTGATGTTTCAGCACCTGCCGTTATGGAATTATCTACTGGTGCTGGCGGTCAGTATTGTTTTGGGTATCTGGCTGTGTGATAAGACCTCTAAAGATCTGGGCGTTCATGACCATCGAGGCATTGTCTGGGATGAGTTTGTCGGTTACTGGATTACCATGCTGGCCGCTCCCAGTGGCTGGGAATGGATAGTGGTGGGCTTCATCCTGTTCCGAATTTTCGATATCTTGAAACCCTGGCCCATCGGCTGGCTGGATAAGCAAGTGCATGGCGGTCTGGGAATTATGATAGACGACATTGTTGCTGGTATTTTTGCGCTTGTTTCTCTTCAGGTTATTGCTTGGCTACTGTTTTGGTAAGACCTGAGTACACACAAAAATGACATAAATTATCCGGTACTGTTACAATCCCAGCCCACGACTGTCTTAAGGAGTAGTGAGTGTCTGTTCGTTACGTTGCAGAATCTCGCCTGCCCACCCCTTTCGGTGAGTTCATCATGCATGGATTTGAAGAGAGTGGCACCGGCAAGGAGCATCTGGCTCTCACCATGGGGGATGTGAGCCAGGGTGGCCCCGTTCTGGCACGGGTTCATTCAGAGTGTCTGACCGGAGATGCTCTGTTTAGCATGCGCTGTGATTGCGGCCCTCAGCTCGAGGCGGCCATGCGCAAGATTGCCGAGGCCGGTCGTGGGGTTATCCTTTATCTGCGTCAGGAAGGCCGCGGCATTGGCCTGATGAACAAAGTCCGGGCTTACCAGCTTCAGGATACCGGTCTGGATACCGTAGAAGCCAACGAAGAACTGGGTTTTGCTGCCGATCTGCGCAAGTACGATATGTGCAAGGTCATGCTAGATCATCTGGGCGTCACCCGCCTGGTGCTTATGACCAATAACCCGAAGAAGGTTGAAGCCTTGACCCGTCAGGGAATTGAGGTTGTTCAGCGTCAGCCTCATCAGACCGGCCAGAATCCCCACAACGAGAAATACCTGACCACCAAGGTCTGGAAGCTAGGGCATTTGTACGATACTGCGTGATGTTTAAGCCGGAGCCAGACACAAAAGGAAAGTGCATGACCAGCCCCACCATCTAACAAGCAAAGAAAGGTGATAAAGGATGATTCACCTCTCAACCCGTCTCAAAGAAATCTCCGACCTTTCTCCAGATTTTGACTAACCTGATTTCCCAATAAACATCTCAACAACCGGGAAGCCAGGCCTTGCTATTGAAAAAACCATTGATTGTGATCTTTGCCATGGCACTTTCTGTGTATTGCTCTAATGGCCACGGCCAGGACAATAGTATGCCTTTACTCTTTGCTCTGGCTGTCGGCAAGGCACTTATCGATATCCCGAAGCCCTTTATTGAGGTCTCATCCACGGAAGGAGTTTATTTTAGGAAGGCTAATGCCCTACTACTCTCTGGCATCGAAGCCAAGATTTACTGTCGGGTAGCCTCTGATGAAGGTTCTGACAGTGAAGACAGCAGCACCTCTGATGAAGGCAGCGACAATTATTCAGACGAATATTCAAACGAAGACGAAACCGAAACCGAAACCGAAACCGACACCGACACCGACACCGACACCGACACCGAAACTGATGCTCAGTGTTTAAGCACGACAGTTGATCCTTTTCGGGCATTAAACGAAATCAGTCAGTATTGTATGGCTCTGAGAGTGGAAATGATTGAGCAGGGTTTAATTTCAGACAGTGAAATACCCACAGCGGCAGAAGTGACAGTTGTAGACTCTGCTAACAACCTGGAAATCAGCTCATCTGCCCACAACACAGACCACATTAGCCACCTGAAAAGGCACAAACAGACCTACCTGCCTGCTGACCAGAGATCCAAGGTGCACCAGTGTGATCATGAGGGCTGCAATTACAGCACCAACCGAAAGAATGATCTGAAAAAGCACAAGCAGATTCACCTGCCTGCCGACCAGAGAGCCAAGGTGCACCAGTGTGACCATGAGGGCTGCAATTACAGCACCCACCGAGCGGGTGATCTGAACAAGCACAAAAAGACCCACCTGCCTGCTGACCAGAGACCCAGGGTACACCAGTGTAACCACGAGGGCTGCAACTACAGCACTGACAAGCGTGGCAGTCTGAAACAGCACAAACAAACCCACCTGCCTGTCGACCAGAGACCCAGGAAACCCAAGGTGTACCAGTGTGACCATGAGGGCTGCAACTACAGATCCGATCTGGTGTGTTATATCAAAAAACACAAACGGATCCACCTGCCTGCCGACCAGAGACCCAAGCTGCAACAGTGTGACCATAAAGGCTGTAACTACAGCAGTGACTGGGCGAGCCATTTGAAAAGGCACAAACTGACCCACCTGCCTGCCGACCAGAGAGCCAAAGTGCACCAGTGTAACCATGAGGGCTGCAACTACAGCACCGACTACGCGAGTGATCTGAAAATGCACAAACAGATCCACTTGCCTGCCGAGGTACCTAAGATGCACCAATGTGACCATGAGGGCTGCAATTACGGCGCCCATCGGGCGGGCGATCTGAAAAAGCATAAAAGGACACACCTGCCTGCTGACCAGAGACCCAAGATATACCAGTGTGATCATGAGGGCTGCAACCACAGCACCGACTACAGCAGCAGTCTGAAAAAACACAAACTGACCCACCTGCCTGCCGACCAGAGAGTCAAAGTGCACCATTGTGACCATAAGGGCTGCAACCACAGCACCGACCGGGCGGTGGATCTAAAAAAGCACAAACTGACCCACCTGCCTGCCGACCAGAGAGTCAAAGTGCACCATTGTGACCATAAGGGCTGCAACCACAGCACCGACCGGGCGGTGGATCTAAAAAAGCACAAAAAGACCCACCTGCCTGCTAACCAGAGACCCAAGATGTACCGGTGTGACCATGAGGGCTGCAACCACAGCACCGACTACATTAGCAGTCTGAAAAAGCACAAAATGACTCACCTGCCTGCTAAACAAAGAACCAAAAGGAAAGCGTATGATCAGCCGCCATCTAACGCTAAAAGAAAGAGGGTTGATAAAGAATGATCTGCCTCAACCACCTCTAAAAGGAACATGAGACCACCAAGGTCTGGAAGCTGGGGCATTTGTACGATACTACATAAAAAATTATTGTTGTCAGAATTTTAATAACTTCTGGCACTATTTTTTCTTTTGTACATCAGAGCATTTTTCTTTGAAACGTTGTACTATTAATCGATACTATTTGATCAATGTGTTTTTAATATGAATGTTAATGAAATTTTATCAGCATCAAGAATCGATGAGTTGAAGAAAGTTGGCTCCTACCTTGAAGTCAAAATTCTTATTGAGGAAAAAATCGATAACAAGCTTGGTGTTAATGGTTGGAAGCCTCTTTTTTATAAAATTAAAGCTGTTAAGGAAAGCGTTGGTTTAAATAAAAATAAATTGATTTCAGAGTGCGATGGTGATTATTTAAATAAATCTAAAAAAAAGGTTTCTGATATTTTGGGTTTTAAAGTAGTTGCGAAAAATTTTAATGAATTGAAAAAAAAGATAGATATGATTATTGTTTTTTTTGGCTCGAGCACGTTTGATCCCTATGAACACTACGAAAAGACTAAATTAGACAAATTCAAGAGTAGTTCAAGGCTTGAAGGTATTAAAATAGAGTTTTCAAATCAAGATCAAACAATAGAAGGTGTATTGGCGAAGTATAGAAGGTGATTTCATGGATAAGTACGATTCGGCTAATGATTGCTATTGTTATCAAGGGTCAACAATATTAAAAAATAAGCTTAATATAAAAGACATGGATGAGCTTGAAGAAGCAGAAAGAGAAATTACTGCAATAACTGCTGGAAGGATTTTTTTTAGACCACCGCCATATAATCTGGAGTATATGAAACATCTTCACCGGCAGTTGTTCTCGGAGCTGTATGATTGGGCTGGAGAAATTCGTAGTGTCGATGTATCTAAAGGCGGTACACGTTTTTGTAATTGTGGAAGAATAATCGCAGAGTCAAAGAAATTATTTATGAACCTGGAAAGAGAAAACTGGTTAAACGTAACTATTCAGCCCCCCTGTAATCGACTGGTATTTTCGTGATTATGTGCCACTCTGAAGTACAGTTTCCTGGTCGTATGCCGCTATGAGTCAGCTTACTCCCGAATTTCAGATGATTGTCGCCCTCCTTGCCGTTGTGAATGAACTGCAAGAGCAGGTGACCGTGCTGAGCCAGCAAGGGGCAAAGCTGGAGACGGAGAACAAAGAACTCTCAGCTAGACTCAATACCAACAGCCGCAACAGCAGCAAGCCTCCATCCTCGGATGGATATGCAAAACCCAACGCCAAAGCAAAGGACTCTTTAGAGGCGACGGAGAGCGACCCAAAAGACGAAAAACCCAACCCAAAAAGCTTACGAAAGAAGTCAGGTCGTAAGCCCGGCGGCCAGAAAGGTCACAAGGGTTCTACGCTTCGACAAGCTGCTAAAGCAGAGCATACCCACTACCACCCTGTCATTGACTGCGAAAAATGCCGTTGCTCACTGCGTTCGGAAAAAACGGTTAAGCTGGTTGAACGACAAGTGTTTGAACCCGGTCGTTTTGGTCACTTTGAAGTAACTGCTCATGTAGCAGAGGTCAAAAAGTGTAGCTGCGGTCATGTAACGCAGGCCAGCTTCCCCGAAGGCGTAGACTCTCATGTGCAGTATGGGCCTGTTACTCAGGCACTGGCCGTGTATCTTTGCCAGTATCAGCTGGTGCCTTACAAGCGCGCTTCCCAGTTCTTCATGGATATTTTCGGATTAGAGGTTAGCCCGGGTTCTATCTGCACCTTCCAGGAGAAGGCTTATAACCAGTTAGCCAGCACCGAACAGGCTATTGCCGATGCCCTCAAGGTAGAACCCATTGCCGGTGCTGACGAAACGGGCATGAGAGTAGCCGGGGCGCTATGGTGGATGCATGTCCTTCGTACTGAAAAATGGACGATGTATCACCTTGATCCCAGTCGAGGTCACTCCGCCATAGAGTCCATGGGCATCTTACTGGCCTTTGCTGGAATATTAGTTCATGACCACTATAAGGCTTACTTCCGTTATGCTGCACTTCATGCCCTCTGCAATGCCCATCACCTGAGAGAGTTACAGGGTGTTGTTGATAGGGACTGCAACCATCTTGCCGCACGTTTGCAACGGTTGCTGAGACTGGCCTGCCATCTCAGCAACGGTTTCAGAAAGATTGGCATGAAGGCTATGCCAGAAGTGATTTACCAGCGCATTGCCTCACTGTTCGAGCGGACAGCGAGAAGAGCGCTGGCTGAAGAAGCTGAGTATATGGAACGAGTACGACAACGGCTGGGTCGTGACAAAGTCAAAAATACCAAAGCCTTCAACCTTTTTAAGCGGTTGGTGGAGTTCAAGGACGAAACCTTGAGATTCATGACAGACCTCAACATCCCCTTCGACAATAATGGCAGTGAACGAGACATCAGAAATGGCAAGGTGAAGCAAAAAATATCAGGTTGTATCAGAAGCAAGAAAGGAGCGAAATGGTATTGCCGGATACGGAGTTATGTTTCATCGGCGAGAAAGCAGGGTCAGAACGTTTTCGAAGCCCTGCTTATAGCCATGAAGAATTACTGCGGTCATCCTTTGCTGGGTGCTGAATAGTTACGGTTAAACAGCCTGAAAAAAGAAGATTTCTGTAACAAGCTCGCTGAATACTACTGCGAGTTTAACATGATTCATCCTTTTCGTGAGGGTAACGGTAGAGTTCAGCGAATGCTGTTTGAGCACCTTTCTCTCGCTGTCGGTTATGACCTTGACTGGGGTGATATAGGGCAAAGTGAATGGATTCAGGCAAACATTGATGGCGTTGATGTAAATTACGAACCTATGTCTGAAATATTTAAGCGAATAGTCACCCTCTGCACCTGAGGGATATGAGTTCCTAGTTCCTATTAGAGTTGGCTGCTTGGGACATTCATCTTAAAAACGTGGTATTAAACTGTTGGCAACGCAATCTTTAAAACCTGTTTTATCCTCATAAAATGGTTGTATTTCTACCGAGAGTAGCTATAACAGTTACACCGGCTTTCATCTCAGGAATAGCGGCCATGAATGAAAAATCAATGACCCACCAGCAAAAAGTTCAATTTTTCAGCGATGCCCTGCACCATGTGTTAGCAAAGCACGATGCTTCTAAAGTAGCCGATTATTTTACAGACGATGCCGTCATAATGATTAATGAAAGACATCTGGAAGGCCGCCAACAGATTTGCGAACGATTGCAGTGGATAAAACAGCATACCCATGGCGTAGAAATCACTGTGCACCGAATTTTTTTCGACGGTGACCGGGGCTTCGATCACCACACCTCCAGAGTGACCTCCAATGACGGTACCAGCGGCCTGTTTAAAATATTTGGCTATATAGAAATGCGTAACAACAAAATCTCACGGTATGAAGATGTGACCGTTCAGATTGAAGGTGAAGAAGCGATGCATCTAGCGACATCTATCCAGCAACAATAAATCAGCCTCCCGTAAACAGAAGGCTGATAACGAAATAATCAGGCCGGAGTGACATGGGCGATCTTAATCGCACGTTTCAGTTTCCAATTCATCCGTTTCATAATGGCGCGTTTGATGCCCCCGGCATCCAGCCCACATTCAGCCAGTTGTTGTTTGTGACTGGCGGCTTCAATGTATTTATCAGGAATGCCCAGCTGCACCACAGGCACATGGATGCCCTGTTCATTCAGGTACTCGGAAACCGCTGAACCTGCGCCACCGGCAATACTGCCTTCTTCCAAAGTGACCAGCAGTTCATGATCTCTGGCCAGTTGTTGAATAAGGTCTTTGTCCAAGGGCTTAACAAAGCGCATATTGGCGACAGTGGCGTCCAGTTCATCAGCGGCTTCCAGAGCGTTGTGCAGCAAGGTGCCGAAAGAAAGAATGGCTACTTGCTGTCCCTGGCGACGAATTTCGCCTTGACCGATGGTTATGGATTCCAGGCTTTCGCTGATCGCTACACCAGGCCCCGTGCCCCTCGGGTAACGGACAGAAGCCGGCCCTGGGTACTGGTAACCTGTGGAAAGCATACGACGGGTTTCATCTTCATCAGAAGGTGTCATAACCAGCATTTCAGGCACACAGCGCAGGTAGGCAATATCGTAGCAGCCGCCATGGGTGGGTCCGTCTTCGCCAACCATGCCGGCCCGGTCGATGGCGAAAAGCACATTCAGCTTTTGCACCGCCACGTCATGAATCAGCTGGTCGTAGGCTCTTTGCAGGAAAGTGGAGTAGATCGCGACGACGGGTTTCATCCCCTCACAGGCCATACCGGCAGCCAGAGTGACTGCGTGCTGTTCGGCAATGGCGACATCGAAGTAACGATCCGGGTAGCGATCAGCAAAGCGAATCAGGTCCGAGCCTTCACACATGGCCGGGGTAATACCCACCAGTTTGTCGTCTTCTGCCGCCATATCGCACAACCATTGACCAAAGACATTGCAGTACTTGGGCTTTTTCGGAAGGCTGGGTTTTGCTTCACCGGCTTTGGGGCTGGGTTCCAGCTTGGTGATGGCGTGATAACCAATGGGGTCTTTTTCTGCAGGCGTGAAGCCCTTACCCTTGCGGGTCACAACGTGCAGGAATTGAGGGCCTTCCAGATCTTTAAGGTTTTCAAGTGTGTGCAGCAGCATGGGCAGGTCATGGCCGTCAATAGGACCAAAATAGTTAAAGCCCATTTCTTCGAACAGGGTGCCGGGAATAATCATTCCCTTCATGTGCTCTTCCGTTCTGCGTGCCAGTTCCGAGGCATGGGGAATAACGTTCAGAACTTTCTTGCTGCCTTCCCGAATATGGTGATAAGTCCTGCTGGATAAGACTTTGGTCAGATAATTTGACAAGCCGCCCACGCTTTTTGAAATGGACATGTCATTGTCGTTTAAAATAACCAGCATGTTGGCTTTGAGGTCTGCGGCATGGTTCATGGCTTCATAGGCCATTCCGGCGGTCATGGAACCATCGCCAATAATCGCAACCGTGCGTCGTTTTTCTCCTTTCAGTCGGGCGCTGGTAGCCATGCCCAGCGCAGCACTGATAGAGGTACTGGAGTGACCGACGCCAAAGGTATCAAACTCACTTTCTTCTCTTTTGGGAAAAGCGGCCAGACCGTCTTTCTGGCGAAGGGTGCCCATTCTGCCTTTGCGGCCCGTGAGTATTTTATGGGGATAGGTTTGATGGCCAACATCCCATACCAGACGGTCATGGGGGGTATCAAAGAGATAGTGCAGGGCGACGGTCAGTTCAACAACACCCAGCCCGGCACCAAAATGCCCACCCACCTGACCGACCGAATAGAGCAGAAACTCTCTGAGTTCCTGGGTCAGCTGTGGCAGGTCTGTTTTATCAAGTTGGCGCAGCTGGTCAGGGGTATCGACCTGATCTAAAAGGGGCGTATCAGGCTTTGTTTTGGGTATTTCGTGAAACATGTTTGCTTGCGATCCAGGCCTTTCAGCCATAAAAAGCGACTCTTGCAGGGGAACCGATCATAAAAGCCAGTCTTCTGGGTCGCTTTTCGAAAATTCGACGTAGTTCCTCATTCACCACAACGTGTATGGGACGGGAGAGGGAAACCTTGATGTTTCCGGCAGTTCGTCAGGTTTGAGGGTATCGAAGCCTGACGAAGAATGATAACGGCAAATGTCATCAGTCAACCATAGAATTGTACCTGAACAGGAGGTTTTTTCTATGGCAATGCTGAATATAAGTACACATGTACCAGGCTTAATGAGATCTCTGGATGACGTACTCTGCCATTTGCCTGAGGATAATGGCCTGATCACCGAAGCTTTCAAGGGAACGAATTGCCTGCTGACACAGTGAGCTGGCGAAGGCCCTGGCATCCTTCAGCCCCATAAGGGAGACGTAGGTGGGCTTGTGGAGAGCGAGGTCAGCCCCTTGTTGCTTACCCAGCAATTCGGTGTCGGCGGTGACGTCAAGAATGTCATCCTGAACCTGAAACGCCAGACCGATAGCGTTCGCATATTGAATAAGGTGAGTCAGGGGTTCCTTTTCGACCTTGCCACTTGCAAGCGCACCCATGACGACACTGGCACGAATCAGCGCCCCGGTTTTATGGCTGTGCATTAACTGAAGCTGTTCCTGGCTCAGTGGGCTGCCTACCGAGTTCAGGTCCATGGATTGACCACCGCACATACCCGAATGACCAGAAGCACAGGCCAGTTCCCTGACCAGTTGCAAACGAATCGGGTCAGGCAATTCGTGATGTTTGGAAGTCAGTACTTCAAACGCCAGAGTTTGCAAAGCATCACCCGCCAGAATGGCTGTGGCTTCATCAAAGGCTTTGTGGCAGGTGGGTTTGCCTCTTCGAAGATCATCGTCATCCATCGCTGGCAGGTCGTCATGCACCAGAGAGTAGGCATGGATCAGCTCGACCGCACAGGCAGCCGGGTCTGCTGGAGCCTGTTTGCCGCCAACGGCTTCAGAGGCGGCATACACCAGAACGGGTCGAATACGCTTGCCACCGTTAAAAACG contains these protein-coding regions:
- the ribA gene encoding GTP cyclohydrolase II; its protein translation is MSVRYVAESRLPTPFGEFIMHGFEESGTGKEHLALTMGDVSQGGPVLARVHSECLTGDALFSMRCDCGPQLEAAMRKIAEAGRGVILYLRQEGRGIGLMNKVRAYQLQDTGLDTVEANEELGFAADLRKYDMCKVMLDHLGVTRLVLMTNNPKKVEALTRQGIEVVQRQPHQTGQNPHNEKYLTTKVWKLGHLYDTA
- the ribE gene encoding 6,7-dimethyl-8-ribityllumazine synthase, whose product is MSLQTIEGTMQANGGKYAIVVARWNAFVVESLLSGAVDSLTRHGIAEKDITVVRCPGAFEIPLTVKKVAKTQRFDAIIALGAVIRGGTPHFEFVANECVKGLSQVNLDQEIPVSFGVLTVDTIEQAIERSGTKAGNKGAEAAMAAFEMVSLLKKLEA
- the ribBA gene encoding bifunctional 3,4-dihydroxy-2-butanone-4-phosphate synthase/GTP cyclohydrolase II translates to MQLNSIEEIIEDIRLGKPVILMDDEDRENEGDLIIAAEKVTPEIVNFMTREARGLVCLTLTGERCDFLELPPMVSTADNASGFGTPFTVSIEAAEGVTTGISAHDRARTIRVAADPLSRPGDIVQPGHVFPLRAQPGGVLSRAGHTEAGCDLARLAGLMPAAAIIEIMNEDGTMARRPDLEVFAKKHDLKIGTIADLINYRILNEKTVEKLEKRTLDTDFGQFDMTAYKDSISGATHIALTKGYITPNSPALVRVHAMEPFRDLLSAHPENGKSSWPLHQAMARVASEGRGVIVLLDSESRLDLGGALEKFSNGKSGSNGMSGAYLTIGTGSQILRDLGVGKMRLLSSPVRFAALSGFDLEIVEYIPCED
- a CDS encoding nuclear transport factor 2 family protein produces the protein MNEKSMTHQQKVQFFSDALHHVLAKHDASKVADYFTDDAVIMINERHLEGRQQICERLQWIKQHTHGVEITVHRIFFDGDRGFDHHTSRVTSNDGTSGLFKIFGYIEMRNNKISRYEDVTVQIEGEEAMHLATSIQQQ
- the nusB gene encoding transcription antitermination factor NusB, which encodes MSTEKQEAGQKSAPRPKPSARRRARQLALQALYQWQMSQSSITQIEMQFRADNDFNKVDDGYFHMLLTGIAREASRLDDAMSPLLDRPISQLDPVEMSALRIGCYELMNRSDVPYRVVINEAIELVKRFGAQDSHRYINGILDKLAPRVRPDEVRNFRRK
- a CDS encoding Fic family protein, producing MKKEDFCNKLAEYYCEFNMIHPFREGNGRVQRMLFEHLSLAVGYDLDWGDIGQSEWIQANIDGVDVNYEPMSEIFKRIVTLCT
- a CDS encoding Fic family protein, which produces MDKYDSANDCYCYQGSTILKNKLNIKDMDELEEAEREITAITAGRIFFRPPPYNLEYMKHLHRQLFSELYDWAGEIRSVDVSKGGTRFCNCGRIIAESKKLFMNLERENWLNVTIQPPCNRLVFS
- a CDS encoding IS66 family transposase, which translates into the protein MSQLTPEFQMIVALLAVVNELQEQVTVLSQQGAKLETENKELSARLNTNSRNSSKPPSSDGYAKPNAKAKDSLEATESDPKDEKPNPKSLRKKSGRKPGGQKGHKGSTLRQAAKAEHTHYHPVIDCEKCRCSLRSEKTVKLVERQVFEPGRFGHFEVTAHVAEVKKCSCGHVTQASFPEGVDSHVQYGPVTQALAVYLCQYQLVPYKRASQFFMDIFGLEVSPGSICTFQEKAYNQLASTEQAIADALKVEPIAGADETGMRVAGALWWMHVLRTEKWTMYHLDPSRGHSAIESMGILLAFAGILVHDHYKAYFRYAALHALCNAHHLRELQGVVDRDCNHLAARLQRLLRLACHLSNGFRKIGMKAMPEVIYQRIASLFERTARRALAEEAEYMERVRQRLGRDKVKNTKAFNLFKRLVEFKDETLRFMTDLNIPFDNNGSERDIRNGKVKQKISGCIRSKKGAKWYCRIRSYVSSARKQGQNVFEALLIAMKNYCGHPLLGAE
- a CDS encoding YhfG family protein is translated as MNVNEILSASRIDELKKVGSYLEVKILIEEKIDNKLGVNGWKPLFYKIKAVKESVGLNKNKLISECDGDYLNKSKKKVSDILGFKVVAKNFNELKKKIDMIIVFFGSSTFDPYEHYEKTKLDKFKSSSRLEGIKIEFSNQDQTIEGVLAKYRR
- the thiL gene encoding thiamine-phosphate kinase, which translates into the protein MALGEFDLIRSFFDRPGLRSHLTDVVGIGDDCALLSLQAGQQLAQSLDTLVEGVHFPKSCDPYLLGYRALAVNLSDLAAMGAKPHSFTLGLTMPEANNTWLQSFSDGLAELASMHQIGLIGGDTTLGPLTLSIQVQGTLPKASALRRKGAKVGDLIYVSGSLGDAAGALPDVLKGKTPKSADTPEQRHLLERYYRPTPRIPLGQWLLANGATAALDISDGLLGDLGHILKASQVGAELNTASVPVSKELENWLGPEQARELALTGGDDYELCFTWPAKTPLQLPDRLLADSPVTCVGRITSATGLVDAETAQPLSPKAYQHF
- a CDS encoding phosphatidylglycerophosphatase A, with the protein product MSKTPSVWKNPVHFFAFGLGSGLSPVAPGTVGTLAAIPFYLMFQHLPLWNYLLVLAVSIVLGIWLCDKTSKDLGVHDHRGIVWDEFVGYWITMLAAPSGWEWIVVGFILFRIFDILKPWPIGWLDKQVHGGLGIMIDDIVAGIFALVSLQVIAWLLFW